The following are from one region of the Methanomassiliicoccales archaeon LGM-DZ1 genome:
- a CDS encoding cation:proton antiporter, which translates to MELLPILLMLVVLFFLARIGNRVVEHFGIPGLIGEIIVGIIIANLTFGDWSLLEDGLELIMPEPGEDSTNTNYSVLYALSELGVIFLLFSVGLETKVNDLLKVGKSAMYVAVLGVIVPFILGYAYIELNDGNFHHAMFLAAAMVATSVGITARVIKEMGMMNKLESRIIIGAAVIDDVLGMIVLAIVKGVAGTDGGISVGAVAEVIIVAAVFVLVAIAFAKYAMPKIVDKAAGYARRKEKTQGVDVFAIAILVCLFMAWLAESIGLAAIIGSFLAGMLFADYAEKWNLSHKVDVLTTFMISFFFLHVGMQVNISDLKDTEVIIEAVVVIILAVIGKYVGCGLGAKAADRSLSKSSVNIVGVGMIPRGEVGIIVASIGLNTIVDGAPALSNSLYTVIVLMAVATTIIAPPILSKLYAKKYPPEAMELETDNNCPI; encoded by the coding sequence ATGGAACTGCTTCCGATCCTTCTGATGCTGGTAGTGCTCTTCTTCTTGGCACGCATCGGAAACCGTGTCGTTGAGCACTTCGGCATCCCCGGCCTTATCGGGGAGATAATCGTCGGCATAATCATCGCCAACCTGACATTCGGGGACTGGTCGCTGCTCGAGGACGGCCTGGAACTGATCATGCCGGAGCCCGGGGAGGACTCCACGAACACCAATTATTCCGTGCTCTATGCTCTGAGCGAGCTCGGCGTCATCTTCCTGCTGTTCTCGGTAGGCCTGGAGACCAAGGTCAACGACCTGCTGAAAGTGGGCAAGAGCGCCATGTACGTCGCGGTGCTGGGTGTCATCGTCCCGTTCATCCTCGGATACGCCTACATCGAGCTCAACGACGGGAACTTCCACCATGCGATGTTCCTCGCCGCCGCCATGGTCGCCACCTCCGTGGGCATCACCGCCCGCGTCATCAAGGAGATGGGGATGATGAACAAGCTCGAATCGAGGATCATCATCGGCGCCGCCGTCATCGATGATGTTCTCGGCATGATCGTCCTCGCGATCGTCAAAGGGGTCGCAGGGACCGACGGGGGCATATCCGTCGGAGCAGTGGCCGAGGTCATAATCGTGGCCGCGGTGTTCGTCCTCGTGGCCATCGCCTTCGCCAAGTACGCCATGCCGAAGATAGTGGACAAGGCGGCCGGCTACGCGAGGAGGAAGGAGAAGACCCAGGGAGTCGATGTGTTCGCCATCGCCATCCTCGTCTGCCTGTTCATGGCCTGGCTGGCGGAGTCCATCGGCCTGGCGGCCATCATCGGGTCCTTCCTCGCCGGCATGCTGTTCGCCGATTACGCCGAGAAATGGAACCTCAGCCACAAGGTGGACGTGCTGACCACCTTCATGATCTCGTTCTTCTTCCTCCACGTCGGGATGCAGGTCAACATCAGCGACTTGAAGGACACCGAGGTCATCATCGAGGCGGTGGTGGTCATAATACTCGCGGTGATCGGCAAGTACGTCGGCTGCGGGCTCGGCGCCAAGGCCGCGGACAGGAGCCTGTCCAAGAGCTCTGTCAACATCGTCGGCGTGGGCATGATCCCCAGGGGAGAGGTGGGCATAATCGTCGCCTCCATCGGCCTGAACACCATCGTGGACGGCGCGCCTGCGCTTTCCAACTCCCTGTACACGGTCATCGTGCTGATGGCGGTCGCCACCACCATAATCGCGCCTCCGATCCTCTCGAAGCTGTACGCGAAGAAGTACCCGCCCGAGGCCATGGAGCTGGAGACGGACAACAACTGCCCCATCTGA
- a CDS encoding ZIP family metal transporter: MNDDTAIIVFALVIFAVTLAAARIPFIIGREKHRDLHRLITFSAGVMVGVLFLMLLPEALERSWDNGVSEDTMAVAMLCGFLLLFVADFLVKKYLMKEDACEETEHDITSLSAFIGLAIHSFFDGLALAAAFIAGEDVGIMVLIALCLHKSVVVFSLSSTMLMSHSHNRAWLYLVAFSAISPLAAIVSYFAMDTGGLETAGIALCFSVGIFAFVTMCDMIPEAFRHEKRDNTQMLIFLIGIAICFAVALVSESLMGGVDI; the protein is encoded by the coding sequence ATGAACGACGACACCGCGATCATAGTGTTCGCACTGGTCATATTCGCGGTCACCCTGGCGGCCGCGAGGATCCCCTTCATCATCGGAAGGGAGAAGCACAGGGACCTGCACCGCCTGATCACGTTCAGCGCGGGAGTGATGGTCGGAGTGCTGTTCCTTATGCTGCTCCCGGAGGCCCTCGAGAGGAGCTGGGACAACGGAGTCTCCGAGGACACCATGGCCGTCGCCATGCTCTGCGGGTTCCTCCTGCTGTTCGTAGCGGATTTCCTGGTCAAGAAATATCTGATGAAAGAAGATGCCTGCGAGGAGACGGAGCACGACATCACGTCGCTCTCGGCCTTCATCGGCCTCGCGATCCATTCCTTCTTCGACGGCCTCGCCCTCGCGGCGGCGTTCATCGCCGGAGAGGATGTCGGCATCATGGTGCTCATAGCCCTGTGCCTCCACAAGTCCGTGGTGGTGTTCTCCCTGTCCTCCACCATGCTCATGTCCCACAGCCACAACCGTGCCTGGCTGTACCTTGTCGCTTTCAGCGCCATATCCCCGCTGGCCGCCATCGTGTCGTACTTCGCCATGGACACCGGCGGGCTCGAGACCGCCGGCATCGCGCTGTGCTTCTCCGTCGGCATCTTCGCCTTCGTGACCATGTGCGACATGATCCCGGAGGCGTTCCGCCACGAGAAGAGGGACAACACGCAGATGCTGATCTTCCTGATCGGGATAGCCATCTGCTTCGCCGTCGCCCTGGTCAGCGAATCGCTGATGGGCGGCGTCGATATCTGA
- a CDS encoding preprotein translocase subunit Sec61beta, with product MAKEDKGQSFSSSAGLMRYFDSEDQKGIKVGPRTVVALAIAFTILIIVLPVFIPVN from the coding sequence ATGGCAAAAGAAGACAAGGGCCAATCCTTCTCATCGTCCGCAGGGCTGATGAGGTACTTCGACTCCGAAGATCAGAAAGGAATCAAGGTAGGCCCCAGGACGGTCGTCGCCCTCGCGATAGCCTTCACCATCCTCATCATCGTCCTGCCTGTGTTCATCCCTGTGAACTGA
- a CDS encoding CopG family ribbon-helix-helix protein, whose product MAIVSVSLSEENIAELDRIQETFGFSGRSEAVRAAIASEIEKMDDMENLKGLTEGVLITIRRDHSDPWMSIIQAKHQDAIKTQLHSHLKNKKCLEVMVISCDAEDLKEMLREIERTGKADYVRFVSG is encoded by the coding sequence ATGGCGATTGTGAGCGTTTCCCTCAGCGAGGAGAACATTGCCGAGCTCGACAGGATACAGGAGACATTCGGATTCAGCGGGCGCTCGGAGGCTGTCCGTGCGGCCATCGCGTCCGAGATAGAGAAGATGGACGACATGGAGAATCTGAAAGGCCTGACGGAGGGGGTTCTCATCACCATCCGCCGCGACCATTCGGACCCGTGGATGAGCATAATCCAAGCAAAGCATCAGGACGCCATCAAGACGCAGCTCCATTCTCACCTGAAGAACAAGAAATGCCTCGAGGTGATGGTGATCTCCTGCGACGCCGAGGACCTCAAGGAGATGCTCCGGGAGATAGAGCGCACAGGGAAGGCGGACTACGTCAGATTCGTGAGCGGGTGA